The following are from one region of the Centroberyx gerrardi isolate f3 chromosome 16, fCenGer3.hap1.cur.20231027, whole genome shotgun sequence genome:
- the ankhd1 gene encoding ankyrin repeat and KH domain-containing protein 1 isoform X4, translating to MQDAVAGTAMLTDGFEDEIDSVTPRSPAVGMGVGATPGGVGLGGIGIGVGGKKVRLFGEPGGPATERLDFKLAAAAVLSSGPGSGSDEDEVSEVESFILDQEDLDNPIMKTASELLLSSATDGVDLRTVDAETQARLEALLEAAAFADPEVLRRLTSSVSCALDEAAAALTRMRAENTLNAGQADNRSLAEACSDGDVNAVRKLLDEGRSVNEHTEEGESLLCLACSAGYYELAQVLLAMHANVEDRGIKGDITPLMAAASGGYVDIVKLLLVHGADVNAQSSTGNTALTYACAGGFVDVVKVLLKEGANIEDHNENGHTPLMEAASAGHVEVARVLLEYGAGINTHSNEFKESALTLACYKGHLDMVRFLLEAGADQEHKTDEMHTALMEACMDGHVEVARLLLDSGAQVNMPADSFESPLTLAACGGHVELAALLIERGANLEEVNDEGYTPLMEAAREGHEEMVALLLAQGANINAQTEETQETALTLACCGGFLEVADFLIKAGADIELGCSTPLMEAAQEGHLELVKYLLAAGANVHATTATGDTALTYACENGHTDVADVLLQAGANLEHESEGGRTPLMKAARAGHLCTVQFLISKGANVNRATANNDHTVVSLACAGGHLAVVELLLAHGADPTHRLKDGSTMLIEAAKGGHTNVVSYLLDYPNNILSVPAPDLSQLTPPSQDASQVPRVPFQALAMVVPPQEPDRAPSNIATPPPVSSKGVPKQRQAALQPGGPSSVGRGPEAEPLPPFHLCQPLECIVEETEGKLNELGQRISAIEKAQLQSLELIQGEPLTKDKIEELKKSREEQVQKKKKILKELQKVERQLQLKTQQQFTKEYMEAKGLKEEQEAGQSQGPGPGPGSASSGPGTLTTTPGAQTHTSSDTDEEANRDGEHEEQTGEEGEEEEEDDDEEEEGSEEEADGEDDDYAKLPQVGTILYRDGQQPPQQPPLPPSPQAQPQPPPPPLQATFVPIQPLPEYNPADYPGSTSPELQRVLVGQQMLGQQQQGQGQQLAGLGPGMLAQQAPDGLMVATPAQTLTDTLDDIMAAVSSRVPMLNTTTSPTPLSQPPSQTPANIASPPSVLPLYPSVDIDAHTESNHDTALTLACAGGHEELVSVLIARGANIEHRDKKGFTPLILAATAGHVGVVEVLLDKGGDIEAQSERTKDTPLSLACSGGRQEVVELLLLRGANKEHRNVSDYTPLSLAASGGYVNIIKILLNAGAEINSRTGSKLGISPLMLAAMNGHVPAVKLLLDMGSDINAQIETNRNTALTLACFQGRAEVVSLLLDRKANVEHRAKTGLTPLMEAASGGYAEVGRVLLDKGADVNAPPVPSSRDTALTIAADKGHYKFCELLINRGAHIDVRNKKGNTPLWLAANGGHFDVVQLLVHASADVDAADNRKITPLMAAFRKGHVKVVQYLVKEVNQFPSDIECMRYIATIADKELLKKCHQCMETIVKAKDQQAAEANKNASILLKELDLEKSREESKKQALAAKREKRKEKRKKKKEEQKRKQEEEEEQKTKEECFEMQEQKEDSAEETDVPIEPPSATTTTTIGISATSTTFSTAFGKKRASVATTPSANRKSKKNKTKDSSPNEPIILQDPQVALAQHKADKNKIHGEPRGGGGGVTGGNSDSDPLDSTDCASESSSSGGKSQELNYLPDLTSSASSYSSSSSSSSSSAPSSGAAHSQALLPGPEKRHCPQLQSDGKVDNKVTVSISKPTQKAPDASDSTPSSLPSPFKTMSLPVTSPNSKLSLTSPKRGQKREEGWKEVVRRSKKLSVPASVVSRIMGRGGCNITAIQDVTGAHIDVDKQKDKNGERMITIRGGTESTRHAVQLINALIQDPAKELEDLIPRNHIRAPGSKTTLAPFPSTTGATSGSTAGPKALSSLVTSTGVSFQSSSSSSSSSSQAGGKMGKGLSSGVRQPFPVSLPLAYAHPQLALLAAQTMHQIRHPRLPMAQFGGTFSPAASTWGPFPVRPVSPGSANSSPKHNGGSNSSGGQVRSNSSTHSEHSNTASSGAPVTSSSAPNTHTSTGAASPHTPNPSPYNPQPSAPTPSSVRKQLFAPDPKPAGVNPVSITATVTSGSNAVRGTGSPAHHSTTTITPNAPQHPVGPITQPLIQPPKTEPSALAPPGKDKPSLPLENQPVSVSESISSVGFTAPAMALPPKPEPRQQLPPPPSSVSSTEAPPPLLNPQPSSHPPSAPPPVPSHSVAHPNNTVPHFSAPAPRVSHRMQPPGPYYSLPEQQQQQQQQQQQQSVFVPLNAQQEPPKQTQPQASQPTSLPPQAQAQAPGSLQVSSNLGMMNGSQMQHVPSAAKPQQMPPNFGPAGLFNFSSIFDNNSQVGNNQVWGACHLPARSPPEQSYSAPPAYMGMGQMESMMPPPPPDSSKAPGYRSASQRMVNSPIALTSYATSISGSPVYLHGHTAVGTPSFSRQHFSPHPWSASTSGESPVPPPSTVSSSALSASAVAPPPQPKPGSSTQQDRKVPPPIGTERLARIRQTGSVNPPLLTTSYTASVGQGGIWSFGVGSASEAMSGWSQPLMSSHMMHPQLQAEQSAFSQHQPMEQDDTGIANPANNYHQPQHMPNSYMDFPKGMPMSMYGGTMLPPHPPMAEGPGGPMYNGLHTGDPAWSPIIKVVPNNADNSDPQQVWPGTWAPHVGNVHLNHVN from the exons CTTTTGCAGACCCCGAGGTGCTACGGCGGCTGACATCATCTGTGAGTTGTGCCCTGGACGAGGCTGCAGCAGCCCTGACCCGTATGAGAGCTGAAAACACACTCAACGCCGGCCAAGCCGACAA CCGTAGTTTAGCGGAGGCGTGCTCAGACGGTGACGTGAACGCAGTGCGCAAACTGCTGGACGAGGGACGGAGCGTCAacgaacacacagaggagggagagagcctgCTGTGCCTCGCCTGCTCTGCTGGCTACTATGAACTTGCACAG GTATTGTTGGCCATGCATGCCAATGTGGAGGACCGGGGCATCAAGGGGGACATAACACCACTGATGGCTGCTGCCAGCGGAGGTTATGTGGACATCGTCAAACTGCTCCTGGTCCATGGGGCAGATGTCAACGCACAGTCCTCCACAG GCAACACAGCTCTGACGTACGCGTGTGCCGGTGGCTTTGTGGATGTGGTGAAGGTGCTGCTGAAGGAGGGTGCTAACATTGAGGACCACAACGAGAATGGACACACACCTCTGATGGAGGCGGCCAGTGCTGGCCACGTGGAGGTGGCCAGGGTACTCCTAGAGTATGGCGCcggcatcaacacacactccaacGAGTTCAAAGAGAGCGCTCTCACACTCGCCTGCTACAAAG GTCACTTGGATATGGTGCGTTTTCTATTGGAGGCTGGGGCGGACCAGGAGCATAAGACAGATGAGATGCACACAGCACTGATGGAGGCTTGCATG GACGGCCATGTGGAGGTAGCGCGACTGCTGTTGGACAGCGGTGCGCAGGTCAACATGCCGGCTGATTCCTTCGAGTCGCCCCTCACCCTTGCAGCTTGCGGaggacatgtggaactggcagcCTTGCTCATAGAGAGAGGAGCCAACTTGGAGGAG GTGAATGATGAGGGCTACACCCCCTTGATGGAGGCAGCCAGAGAAGGCCATGAGGAGATGGTGGCGCTGCTGCTGGCTCAAG GTGCTAACATCAACGCCCAGACGGAAGAGACCCAGGAAACGGCTCTGACCCTGGCTTGCTGTGGAGGCTTCCTGGAAGTGGCCGACTTCCTCATCAAGGCAGGGGCCGACATTGAGCTGGGCTGCTCCACCCCCCTCATGGAAGCTGCACAGGAGGGCCACCTGGAGTTGGTCAAATACCTACTGGCTGCAG GGGCAAACGTTCATGCCACCACGGCAACAGGTGACACTGCGTTGACATATGCGTGTGAGAACGGACACACTGATGTGGCGGATGTGCTGCTGCAGGCTGGAGCCAACCTG GAACATGAGTCTGAAGGGGGGAGGACTCCCTTGATGAAGGCGGCCAGGGCGGGACACCTCTGTACAGTGCAGTTCCTCATCAGCAAAG GTGCTAACGTGAACAGAGCTACAGCCAATAATGATCACACAGTGGTGTCTCTGGCCTGTGCTGGTGGGCATCTGGCTGTGGTGGAGTTGCTGCTGGCGCATGGAGCTGATCCTACACACAGACTCAag GATGGCTCGACCATGCTGATAGAAGCTGCTAAAGGGGGCCACACCAATGTGGTGTCCTACCTGCTGGACTACCCCAACAACATCctgtctgtcccagcccctgatCTCTCCCAGCTCACTCCCCCCTCGCAAGATGCCTCTCAG GTTCCTCGTGTCCCATTCCAAGCTCTCGCCATGGTGGTGCCCCCTCAGGAGCCAGACCGAGCCCCATCAAACATCGCCACACCCCCACCTGTCTCCAGCAAAG gtgtGCCCAAACAGAGGCAGGCGGCCCTCCAGCCCGGTGGCCCCAGCTCAGTGGGCCGGGGGCCTGAAGCAGAGCCTCTGCCACCCTTCCACTTGTGCCAGCCCCTAGAGTGCATTGTGGAGGAGACGGAGGGCAAGCTGAACGAGCTGGGGCAGAGGATCAGCGCCATTGAAAAAGCCCAGCTGCAGTCGCTAGAGCTCATTCAGGGGGAGCCGCTCACCAAAGACAAGATCGAGGAGCTCAAGAAGAGCCGAGAGGAGCAG gtacagaagaagaagaagatcctGAAGGAGCTGCAGAAGGTGGAGCGCCAGCTGCAGCTGAAGACACAGCAGCAGTTCACCAAAGAGTACATGGAGGCGAAGGGCTtaaaggaggagcaggaggctgGGCAAAGCCAGGGCCCGGGCCCGGGGCCGGGTAGTGCCTCGTCTGGCCCGGGGACCCTGACCACCACACCAGGggcccaaacacacaccagctccGACACAGATGAAGAGGCCAACAGAGATGGGGAGCATGAGgagcagacaggagaggaaggggaagag gaggaggaagatgacgatgaggaagaggaaggttcGGAGGAGGAGGCAGACGGAGAAGATGACGACTATGCCAAGCTGCCTCAGGTGGGAACGATCCTCTACAGGGATGGGCAGCAGCCCCCACAGCAGCCTCCTCTGCCCCCTTCGCCCCAGGCCcagcctcagcctcctcctccacctcttcagGCCACCTTCGTTCCCATCCAGCCCCTGCCAGAGTACAACCCTGCAGACTACCCGGGAAGTACCAGCCCAGAGCTGCAGAGGGTTCTGGTGGGGCAGCAGATGctggggcagcagcagcagggccaggGTCAACAGTTGGCCGGGTTAGGCCCAGGTATGCTGGCTCAGCAGGCCCCGGATGGGCTCATGGTGGCTACACCTGCACAGACGCTCACAGACACGCTGGACGACATCATGGCAG CTGTGAGCAGCCGCGTGCCCATGCTGAACACTACAACCTCACCCACACCCCTGTCCCAGCCGCCCTCACAGACGCCCGCTAACATCGCCTCGCCCCCCTCTGTACTGCCCCTCTACCCCTCCGTTGACATTGATGCACAT ACGGAGAGTAACCATGACACTGCGTTGACGCTGGCTTGTGCAGGAGGACACGAGGAGCTGGTGTCTGTCCTCATTGCACGAGGAGCCAACATTGAGCACCGGGACAAAAAAG gTTTCACCCCTCTGATCCTGGCTGCCACTGCGGGCCACGTGGGAGTGGTGGAAGTCCTCCTGGACAAAGGGGGCGACATTGAGGCTCAGTCGGAGAGAACCAAAGACACACCCCTCTCCCTGGCCTGCTCTGGGGGACGCCAGGAG GTGGTGGAGTTGCTGCTGCTACGGGGAGCCAATAAGGAACACCGTAACGTTTCAGACTACACACCTCTCAGCCTGGCTGCCTCCGGGGGTTACGTCAACATCATTAAAATACTCCTCAATGCTGGGGCTGAGATTAACTCCAG GACTGGCAGTAAGCTGGGCATCTCTCCTCTGATGCTGGCAGCCATGAACGGTCACGTACCAGCAGTGAAGCTGCTGCTAGACATGGGCTCGGACATCAACGCCCAAATTGAGACCAACCGCAACACGGCTCTGACCCTGGCCTGCTTCCAGGGCCGGGCAGAGGTTGTCAGTCTGCTGCTGGATCGCAAGGCCAACGTAGAGCACCGTGCAAAG ACTGGTCTGACTCCTCTAATGGAGGCAGCTTCGGGAGGCTATGCAGAGGTGGGCCGAGTGCTGCTGGATAAAGGCGCAGACGTCAACGCCCCTCCTGTCCCCTCATCCCGAGACACTGCCCTCACCATCGCCGCCGACAAAGGCCACTACAAGTTCTGTGAGCTGCTCATCAACAG GGGTGCTCACATCGATGTGCGTAACAAGAAAGGGAACACGCCTCTCTGGCTGGCGGCcaacggtggccattttgatgTGGTCCAGCTCTTGGTGCATGCTAGTGCTGATGTGGATGCAGCCGACAACCGCAAGATCACCCCACTCATGGCTGCCTTTCGCAAG GGTCATGTGAAGGTGGTGCAGTACCTTGTGAAGGAGGTCAACCAATTCCCATCAGACATCGAGTGCATGAGATATATTGCCACCATCGCTGACAAG GAGCTGTTGAAGAAGTGCCACCAGTGCATGGAGACCATTGTCAAAGCCAAAGACCAGCAGGCAGCTGAGGCCAACAAGAACGCTAGCATCCTCCTCAAGGAGCTGGACCTGGAGAAG TCCAGAGAGGAAAGCAAGAAGCAGGCCCTGGCCGCCAAGCGTGAGAAGCGCAAGGAGAAacgcaagaagaagaaggaggagcagaagaggaagcaggaggaagaggaggagcagaaaaccAAGGAGGAGTGCTTTGAGATgcaggagcagaaggaggaCTCAGCTGAAG AAACGGACGTTCCCATTGAGCCTCCGAGtgcaaccaccaccaccaccattgGTATCTCTGCCACCTCCACCACTTTCAGTACCGCCTTTGGTAAGAAGCGAGCTAGTGTGGCCACCACCCCCAGCGCCAATCGTAAGAGCAAAAAGAACAAGACCAAGGACTCCTCACCCAACGAACCCATCATATTACAGGATCCACAG GTGGCGCTAGCACAGCACAAGGCTGACAAGAACAAGATCCACGGTGAGCcacggggtgggggtgggggagtgaCTGGTGGCAACAGCGACTCTGACCCCTTGGATAGCACCGACTGTGCCAgcgagagcagcagcagcggggGCAAGAGTCAGGAGCTCAACTACCTCCCTGACCtcacctcctccgcctcctcctactcctcctcttcctcctcctcctcttcctccgcccCCTCCTCAGGAGCAGCCCACTCCCAGGCCCTCCTGCCCGGCCCAGAGAAGAGACACTGCCCTCAGCTGCAGAGTGACGGCAAGGTGGATAACAAGGTCACAGTCTCCATCTCAAAACCAACGCAAAA AGCTCCAGACGCAAGCGACTCGACCCCCAGCTCCCTGCCCTCTCCATTCAAGACCATGTCTCTGCCCGTCACCTCCCCCAACAGTAAGCTCAGCCTCACCAGCCCCAAGAGAGgccagaagagagaagagggatggaaggaagtgGTCAGAAG ATCCAAGAAGCTGTCTGTGCCAGCCTCGGTGGTGTCTCGGATCATGGGCCGAGGCGGCTGCAACATCACAGCCATCCAGGACGTGACAGGAGCTCACATCGACGTGGACAAACAGAAGGACAAGAACGGAGAGAGGATGATCACCATAAG AGGAGGCACAGAGTCTACAAGGCATGCAGTCCAGCTGATCAACGCTCTGATCCAAGACCCAGCCAAAGAGCTTGAGGATCTGATCCCCCGGAACCACATCAGAGCCCCAGGCTCTAAGACGACCTTGGCTCCCTTCCCCAGCACCACAGGAGCCACCAGTGGTTCGACCGCTGGGCCTAAGGCCCTGAGCTCTTTGGTCACCTCCACTGGGGTCTCCTTCCAGTCCTCCTCATCTtcgtcttcatcctcctctcaggCCGGGGGCAAAATGGGGAAGGGGCTGTCGTCAGGTGTGAGACAACCCTTCCCTGTGTCTCTGCCCCTTGCGTACGCCCATCCCCAGCTGGCTCTACTGGCTGCTCAGACCATGCACCAGATCAGACACCCTCGTCTGCCCATGGCCCAATTTGGTGGCACCTTCTCTCCCGCTGCCAGCACCTGGGGACCGTTCCCTGTGCGGCCTGTGAGTCCCGGCAGCGCTAACAGCTCCCCCAAGCACAATGGAGGGAGCAACAGTAGTGGAGGCCAGGTCAGATCCAACTCTTCCACCCACAGCGAGCATAGCAACACAGCCAGCTCAGGAGCCCCAGTCACTAGCTCCAGCGCTCCTAACACTCACACATCTACAGGTGCAGCCTCGCCTCATACCCCTAATCCCAGCCCCTACAATCCCCAGCCCAGCGCCCCCACCCCTTCCTCTGTCAGAAAACAGCTCTTCGCCCCTGACCCCAAGCCTGCTGGGGTCAACCCCGTGTCTATCACTGCCACTGTTACTAGTGGTAGCAATGCAGTGCGAGGCACAGGGTCTCCTGCCCACCACAGTACGACTACAATTACCCCTAATGCCCCTCAGCACCCAGTCGGACCCATCACGCAGCCCCTCATCCAGCCTCCCAAAACAGAGCCCAGTGCCCTTGCCCCTCCTGGAAAAGACAAGCCCTCTCTGCCTCTAGAGAATCAGCCTGTTTCTGTCAGTGAGAGCATCAGCTCTGTGGGTTTCACTGCCCCTGCCATGGCTTTACCTCCCAAGCCAGAGCCCCGACAGCAGTtacctccccctccctcctctgtatCCTCCACAGAGGCTCCACCACCCCTCCTCAACCCGCAGCCTAGCTCCCACCCCCCCTCAGCGCCTCCTCCTGTCCCCTCACACAGTGTCGCACACCCCAACAACACCGTACCCCACTTCTCTGCCCCGGCACCCAGAGTCTCCCACCGTATGCAGCCTCCAGGGCCTTACTATTCCCttcctgagcagcagcagcaacaacagcagcagcagcaacaacaatctGTGTTCGTGCCCCTCAATGCTCAGCAAGAACCCCCTAAACAGACCCAACCCCAGGCATCCCAGCCCACCAGTCTGCCtccccaggcccaggcccaagCTCCTGGCTCTCTCCAGGTCTCCTCTAACCTGGGGATGATGAACGGTTCCCAGATGCAGCATGTGCCCAGTGCGGCCAAGCCTCAGCAAATGCCCCCAAACTTTGGTCCTGCAGGCCTCTTCAATTTCAGCAGCATCTTTGATAACAATAGCCAG GTGGGGAACAACCAGGTGTGGGGCGCATGCCATCTGCCTGCTCGCTCACCTCCAGAGCAGTCCTACTCAGCCCCACCAGCCTACATGGGCATGGGCCAGATGGAGAGTATgatgccccctcctcccccagacAGCTCCAAAGCCCCTGGCTATCGCTCTGCCTCCCAGAGGATGGTCAACAGCCCCATCG CTTTGACCAGCTATGCCACCAGTATCTCTGGCAGTCCTGTGTATCTGCATGGTCATACGGCCGTTGGCACGCCCTCATTCAGCAGACAGCACTTCTCCCCCCACCCCTGGAGTGCCTCCACATCAG GTGAGTCTCCTGTACCGCCTCCTTCTACGGTGTCGTCCTCCGCCCTTTCTGCCTCGGCTGTGGCCCCTCCTCCCCAGCCCAAGCCTGGCAGCTCCACACAGCAGGACCGGAAGGTTCCCCCACCCATCGGCACAGAGCGGCTGGCCAGGATCAGGCAGACGGGTTCAGTCAACCCACCTCTCCTCACCACCAGCTACACGGCGTCTGTCGGACAGGGCGGCATTTGGTCGTTTGGTGTTGGCAGTGCGtctg AGGCCATGTCTGGTTGGTCCCAGCCCCTGATGAGCAGCCACATGATGCATCCTCAGCTGCAGGCGGAGCAGTCGGCCTTCTCTCAGCACCAGCCCATGGAGCAGGATGATACGGGCATTGCAAACCCTGCTAACAACTACCACCAGCCCCAGCACATGCCCAACAGCTACATGGACTTCCCTAAG GGGATGCCCATGTCGATGTATGGAGGAACCATGCTGCCCCCTCATCCTCCCATGGCAGAGGGGCCGGGGGGACCAATGTACAACGGCTTGCACACTGGTGACCCCGCATGGAGCCCCATTATCAAAGTGGTCCCAAACAACGCAGATAACTCTGACCCACAGCAG gtGTGGCCTGGTACCTGGGCGCCTCACGTGGGCAATGTGCACCTGAACCACGTCAACTAG